Proteins encoded in a region of the Armatimonadota bacterium genome:
- the rsaFb gene encoding membrane protein, whose protein sequence is MCDRSLLVATLLLALFMPSQAQQALTLQEALSLAEKHNPRLQAVQARRDGSFARARATSAMLSPQVSVSGWLAQGTVDNMLTSAPAVMPDSMRMASRDSFASSQVKLSLPLFTGGRLQMMARAARAEAEAMSAEVQEMHQEVRLEVTMRYLQALLRGDLVEVAKKRYEAQQEQTRIMEQMYEIGKAPLAFVLRSRAAEAEAKQELTTATNDFRKSLIDLQVSIGLSPTGEIELPRELEQPVLTVPDTVEEAVKRGLQRRALLQSQQARLRMTTLERRAAEGTLLPQAYLTASQDWVKGQQMKAQSGYTVALVLSIPIWTGGQLQAQVREAVAREHAEAAMARALQLQVESEVRQAWLDIQTAAANLATADAALKDAEEAYRVATLRVQEGKAPFVEQIDALAALTEARTRLLEARTEHILAQARLLRAMGDL, encoded by the coding sequence GTGTGTGACCGAAGTCTTTTAGTGGCGACACTGCTACTTGCGTTGTTTATGCCGTCACAGGCGCAACAGGCGCTTACTCTGCAGGAAGCACTGTCGCTGGCAGAAAAGCACAACCCACGCTTGCAGGCAGTGCAGGCGCGTCGGGATGGGTCGTTCGCTCGCGCCCGGGCGACGTCTGCTATGCTGTCGCCACAGGTCTCCGTATCGGGCTGGCTGGCACAGGGCACGGTAGACAACATGCTGACCTCTGCACCGGCAGTAATGCCTGACTCCATGCGCATGGCGTCACGCGACAGTTTCGCCTCTTCGCAAGTAAAGCTTTCCCTGCCGCTGTTCACCGGCGGACGGCTGCAGATGATGGCACGTGCTGCCCGCGCCGAAGCCGAAGCGATGTCCGCCGAGGTACAGGAGATGCATCAGGAAGTGCGTCTGGAGGTTACCATGCGCTATTTACAGGCGTTGCTGCGTGGGGATCTGGTAGAGGTAGCAAAGAAGCGTTACGAAGCACAGCAAGAGCAAACGCGCATCATGGAGCAGATGTATGAAATCGGCAAGGCGCCGCTGGCGTTTGTATTGCGCAGTCGGGCGGCGGAGGCGGAAGCGAAGCAGGAGTTGACCACAGCCACCAACGACTTCCGCAAAAGCCTGATTGACCTGCAGGTGAGTATCGGCTTATCGCCGACCGGCGAGATAGAGCTGCCTCGCGAACTGGAGCAACCTGTCCTCACGGTACCCGACACGGTGGAGGAAGCCGTCAAGAGAGGCTTGCAACGACGCGCCTTACTGCAATCCCAGCAGGCGCGCCTGCGCATGACGACGTTAGAACGTCGGGCGGCTGAGGGGACATTATTGCCGCAGGCGTATTTGACCGCTTCGCAGGACTGGGTAAAGGGGCAGCAAATGAAAGCGCAGTCGGGCTATACGGTGGCGCTGGTGCTCAGCATACCGATTTGGACAGGTGGGCAGTTACAGGCGCAAGTACGCGAAGCCGTCGCCCGCGAGCACGCAGAGGCTGCGATGGCGCGCGCCCTGCAGCTGCAGGTAGAGAGTGAGGTGCGCCAGGCATGGCTGGATATCCAGACCGCCGCTGCGAACCTTGCTACCGCCGACGCTGCGTTGAAAGACGCAGAGGAAGCGTATCGCGTCGCGACATTACGTGTACAGGAAGGCAAGGCTCCCTTTGTGGAGCAAATTGATGCCCTTGCCGCCCTCACCGAAGCGCGCACCCGCCTGCTGGAAGCACGAACTGAGCATATTCTGGCACAGGCTCGCCTGCTACGCGCAATGGGCGACCTGTAG